Proteins from a genomic interval of Antedon mediterranea chromosome 5, ecAntMedi1.1, whole genome shotgun sequence:
- the LOC140049270 gene encoding uncharacterized protein, translated as MYSSWISAIVTLALISDCYGQVREPKITRTVHARTSTNTQRTSGARGNTLKKRPVLQTPDPRSSIITKIDELHTAVETQRNVFVTHKRDFDNHISSIERRFSEMSSKMQFLLNKNIDLENQLKSINEKFVLVPKEKVQQNDGELGNNTVTQARSVSKSAVEDYLSNRGAELIEMMPPQKKAKVPQKSTSARSGNHKNYLVNNNSSNKQKPDYVSDALLRLFAQDKHTHDRLLTLEAKITAFDVAESVTTTIIVEACNETDSTTEILELKDMEKRVGDLEKKIEWNNINSPYDLKEEQTNKIGVIEARGSKRSKYKNEVYDARAAATEARKSLFSAARTTVFYGSDKNALNITFNHIYVNKGKHFLYNSTFVCHLDGFYFFTFTIRSRDGFFSYVTLMKNDEPQTSISADSDDRNIMQTQSTILKLSYDDKVWLRVGPNRKYGFDSEETNKYMTFSGFLIYKGS; from the exons ATGTATTCATCGTGGATATCTGCAATCGTCACCCTGGCTCTAATCTCAGATTGTTATGGACAAGTTAGAGAGCCAAAAATAACTCGTACTGTTCATGCACGTACATCAACTAATACCCAGCGGACTTCAGGGGCAAGAGgtaatacattaaaaaagaGACCTGTTCTTCAAACTCCGGACCCAAGATCTTCCATCATCACTAAAATCGATGAGCTGCACACAGCAGTGGAGACGCAAAGAAACGTGTTTGTTACGCACAAAAGAGACTTTGACAACCACATTTCGTCAATCGAACGCAGGTTCTCTGAGATGTCCAGTAAGATGCAATTTCTTTTGAATAAGAATATAGATCTTGAAAATCAATTAAAGTCAATAAACGAAAAGTTTGTGCTTGTTCCAAAGGAAAAGGTGCAGCAAAATGATGGTGAGCTTGGTAATAACACTGTTACCCAAGCACGTTCTGTTTCCAAATCTGCAGTTGAAGATTATCTGTCAAACAGAGGTGCTGAGCTTATTGAAATGATGCCACCACAAAAAAAGGCGAAAGTTCCTCAGAAGTCTACTTCTGCTCGATCTGGAaatcataaaaattatttaGTTAATAACAACAGTTCTAACAAACAAAAACCAGACTACGTTAGCGATGCATTGTTAAGACTTTTCGCACAGGACAAACATACACACGATCGATTGTTGACACTGGAAGCAAAGATCACAGCTTTTGATGTCGCAGAATCTGTTACCACTACCATTATTGTTGAGGCATGTAATGAAACAGACAGCACTACTGAAATATTGGAATTAAAGGATATGGAAAAAAGAGTCGGCGATTTGGAGAAAAAAATTGAATGGAATAATATAAATTCACCTTATGACTTAAAAGAGGAGCAAACTAATAAGATAGGCGTAATTGAAGCACGTGGATCAAAAAGGTCTAAGTACAAAAATGAGGTCTATGACGCCAGGGCAGCAGCGACTG aAGCCAGGAAGTCACTGTTTTCTGCAGCACGTACAACTGTATTTTACGGCAGTGATAAAAACGCTCTCAACATCACGTTCAATCACATATACGTCAACAAAGGAAAACATTTTCTATATAATAGTACGTTTGTATGTCATCTCGATGGATTCTACTTTTTCACATTTAC TATAAGATCACGTGATGGTTTTTTTTCGTACGTTACGCTAATGAAAAACGATGAACCTCAAACAAGTATCTCAGCGGATAGTGATGATAGGAACATAATGCAGACACAAAGTACAATACTAAAGCTATCATATGATGATAAAGTTTGGCTGCGAGTAGGGCCTAACCGAAAATATGGATTCGACAGTGAAGAAACTAATAAATACATGACGTTTAGTGGTTTCCTTATTTATAAAGGTTCCTAG